Proteins encoded by one window of Bacillus sp. DTU_2020_1000418_1_SI_GHA_SEK_038:
- a CDS encoding sigma factor → MGSLKVLVKKAKKGDGEAFVSLVKQYEDVLYRTASRLLNNDDDVADAIISAYENLHTLKNDEYFNTWICKILINKCNSLLNKNKNVSVIDEKLLPEKENGDFQKIELEDALNSLNEGYRLALIYTMGYMKMKILL, encoded by the coding sequence ATGGGATCACTTAAAGTATTGGTCAAAAAGGCAAAAAAGGGCGATGGAGAAGCGTTTGTTTCACTTGTAAAGCAATACGAAGATGTATTGTATCGTACTGCAAGTAGATTGTTGAACAATGACGACGATGTAGCTGATGCTATTATCTCGGCCTATGAAAACTTACATACTCTAAAAAATGACGAGTACTTCAATACTTGGATTTGTAAAATCCTAATCAATAAATGTAACAGCTTGCTCAATAAAAATAAGAATGTTTCGGTGATTGATGAGAAATTACTCCCAGAAAAGGAAAATGGCGACTTTCAGAAAATCGAATTAGAGGATGCGCTTAATAGTTTAAATGAAGGCTATAGGTTGGCACTTATTTATACTATGGGATATATGAAAATGAAAATACTTTTGTAG
- a CDS encoding GNAT family protein: MIRIEGRKVELKEATQQDIDELYFWKYEEKEQDAKKWNGPYIPEPYITKEQFQIDWEKNYEIVPNVPNTLIIFVGDKLIGTVGSYWVDKNTNWLETGIVIYDKNYWNGGYGTEAYKLWIDFLFSSTELHRLGMSTWSGNIRMMKVAEKLGMKEEARIRQARMVNGEYFDAIKMGILRKEWERSF; this comes from the coding sequence ATGATTAGAATTGAAGGACGAAAAGTTGAGTTGAAAGAGGCTACTCAACAGGATATTGATGAATTATATTTTTGGAAATATGAAGAAAAGGAACAAGATGCTAAGAAATGGAATGGTCCCTACATACCTGAGCCTTACATAACAAAAGAACAATTTCAAATAGATTGGGAGAAAAACTATGAAATTGTCCCCAACGTTCCCAATACACTAATCATTTTTGTAGGAGATAAGTTGATTGGAACAGTTGGCTCTTATTGGGTGGACAAAAACACAAATTGGTTAGAAACTGGTATCGTGATTTATGATAAAAATTACTGGAATGGTGGTTACGGAACTGAGGCTTATAAACTTTGGATTGATTTCCTATTCAGTTCTACTGAATTGCATCGGTTAGGGATGTCAACTTGGTCAGGAAATATAAGAATGATGAAGGTTGCAGAAAAATTGGGAATGAAAGAAGAAGCAAGAATAAGGCAAGCAAGAATGGTGAATGGTGAATATTTTGATGCTATTAAAATGGGGATTTTACGAAAAGAATGGGAACGGTCTTTTTGA